Within Candidatus Neomarinimicrobiota bacterium, the genomic segment ACTGTGCCAATGAGAGCCACAAGGAGTAACAGCGAAGCCACTTCGAAGGGTAATAGGTATTTGGTGAAGAGCGCTTCTCCCAGTGCGTTCACCCCGCCGGCGACAAACGTCCCTTGAGGTTGATGCAAAATACCTGAATCGCTCAGAAAAATGAGCAAAATACCAAGGAAAAACACTATGACAAGAAAAAGTGACAGCCCTCGCTGTAAATACCTGAAATGTTCTTGAGCTTTCTCACGCCCGAGGCTCAGGAGCATGATCACGAATAGGAAGAGAACCATAATAGCACCTGCATAGATAAGAATTTCAAGGATGGCCAGAAAGTAAGCCTCCAGCAGCAAGAATATCACCGCCAGAGAAAAAAAACAAAAAACCAGCAGGACGGCACTATAGACAGCGTTTCGATTCAGTACCACCAGCAGCGCCGAAGTGAGAGTAACAGCTGCAAAAAAGTAGAAGAAAAAACTTCCTGTCATCCGCTCCTCAGCTCCTTTGCCTGATTTTGCTTCTGATAGTAAT encodes:
- a CDS encoding NADH-quinone oxidoreductase subunit J, whose protein sequence is MTGSFFFYFFAAVTLTSALLVVLNRNAVYSAVLLVFCFFSLAVIFLLLEAYFLAILEILIYAGAIMVLFLFVIMLLSLGREKAQEHFRYLQRGLSLFLVIVFFLGILLIFLSDSGILHQPQGTFVAGGVNALGEALFTKYLLPFEVASLLLLVALIGTVYLAKRKI